A genome region from Nycticebus coucang isolate mNycCou1 chromosome 4, mNycCou1.pri, whole genome shotgun sequence includes the following:
- the PHETA1 gene encoding sesquipedalian-1 — translation MKLNERSLAFYATCDAPVDNAGFLYKKGGRHSAYHRRWFVLRGNMLFYFEDAASREPVGVIILEGCTVELVEATEEFAFAVRFAGARARTYVLAAESQAAMEGWVKALSRASFDYLRLVVRELEQQLAAVRAGACPPPPLPLPRRPSALPPKENGCAVWSTEAPVPTAARPGPEPPPRRRASAPHGPLDTAPFAQLHEWYGQEIRALRGRWLTGRAQP, via the coding sequence ATGAAGCTGAACGAACGCAGCCTGGCCTTCTACGCCACCTGCGATGCGCCAGTGGACAACGCAGGCTTCCTGTACAAGAAGGGCGGGCGGCACTCTGCCTACCACCGTCGCTGGTTCGTGCTGCGCGGCAACATGCTCTTCTACTTTGAGGACGCGGCCAGTCGAGAGCCAGTGGGCGTCATCATCCTGGAGGGCTGCACGGTGGAGCTGGTGGAGGCAACCGAGGAGTTTGCCTTCGCAGTGCGCTTTGCGGGGGCCCGGGCCCGCACCTATGTGCTAGCGGCAGAGAGCCAGGCCGCCATGGAGGGCTGGGTGAAGGCTCTATCCCGGGCCAGCTTCGACTACCTGCGGCTGGTGGTGCGCGAGCTGGAGCAGCAGCTGGCTGCCGTGCGCGCTGGGGCCTGCCCGCCCCCGCCGCTGCCCCTGCCCCGCCGGCCCAGTGCCCTCCCGCCCAAGGAGAACGGCTGCGCCGTGTGGAGCACGGAGGCCCCAGTGCCCACTGCTGCACGGCCTGGCCCCGAGCCACCGCCCCGCCGCCGGGCCTCTGCGCCCCACGGGCCTCTGGACACCGCCCCCTTCGCCCAGCTGCACGAGTGGTATGGCCAGGAGATCCGGGCGCTGCGCGGCCGGTGGCTCACCGGTCGGGCCCAGCCTTGA